In one Sporomusa sphaeroides DSM 2875 genomic region, the following are encoded:
- a CDS encoding acyloxyacyl hydrolase, whose product MRRLIYFIAIINFFLICLPANSYCYAAESKLELNWDYLTPHSSDRDLDTVSLHILEKISEKKNKSIYRGITITRPRGDVTLKYREPQDSSAVGIGPIYMIRDEKYHSGKLAAALEMSGGVILYDKVFPAGGRYYNFMWRIGPTFSYKISEDSSLNLGYMFMHVSNGFKTHNPGYDAHGVSFGFVTKF is encoded by the coding sequence GTGCGTAGATTAATTTATTTCATAGCGATCATTAATTTTTTTCTGATTTGCCTGCCGGCAAATTCATATTGCTATGCGGCCGAATCCAAGCTTGAGCTGAACTGGGATTACCTGACTCCACACTCAAGTGACCGCGATCTTGATACGGTATCACTACATATACTAGAAAAAATTTCTGAAAAAAAGAATAAGTCCATTTATAGAGGCATTACAATAACCCGGCCGCGCGGGGATGTAACCTTAAAGTACCGAGAGCCTCAAGACAGTTCCGCGGTCGGCATCGGGCCTATTTACATGATTCGCGATGAAAAATATCACTCAGGCAAACTAGCGGCAGCATTAGAGATGAGTGGCGGCGTTATCCTATATGATAAAGTATTTCCCGCCGGAGGAAGATATTATAATTTTATGTGGCGGATTGGACCGACATTCAGTTATAAAATCAGTGAAGACTCTTCACTGAATCTCGGATATATGTTCATGCATGTTTCTAATGGTTTTAAAACCCATAATCCCGGGTATGACGCCCATGGAGTTTCCTTTGGTTTTGTAACAAAGTTCTAA